In Salinigranum marinum, one DNA window encodes the following:
- a CDS encoding peroxidase-related enzyme (This protein belongs to a clade of uncharacterized proteins related to peroxidases such as the alkylhydroperoxidase AhpD.) — protein MTDSPADGSDPDIELDDDAMRRFPVPDYDDLPADLRERVAAETDRAGFTPNVFSAFAYKPSHFRAFFAYHDALVEDTALDREEVEMIVVAVSGVNHCYYCNVAHGALARIYAKDPRLADQLVANYRTADVSDERMAMLDVAVKLTERPAEVGEDDIALLEDAGYSEEAIWDIAAVTAFFNLSNRMAMFADMRPNDEFHAMGR, from the coding sequence ATGACAGACTCCCCGGCCGACGGCTCCGACCCCGACATCGAACTCGACGACGACGCCATGCGGCGGTTCCCCGTGCCCGACTACGACGACCTCCCCGCGGACCTCCGCGAGCGCGTCGCCGCCGAAACCGACCGCGCGGGCTTTACCCCCAACGTCTTCTCGGCGTTCGCGTACAAGCCCTCGCACTTCCGCGCCTTCTTCGCGTATCACGACGCGCTCGTCGAGGATACGGCCCTGGACCGGGAGGAAGTCGAGATGATCGTCGTCGCCGTCTCGGGCGTGAACCACTGCTACTACTGCAACGTCGCCCACGGCGCGCTCGCGCGGATCTACGCGAAGGACCCGCGTCTCGCCGATCAGTTGGTGGCCAACTACCGCACAGCCGACGTCTCCGACGAGCGAATGGCGATGCTCGACGTCGCCGTGAAGCTCACCGAACGGCCCGCCGAGGTCGGCGAGGACGACATCGCCCTGCTCGAAGACGCCGGCTACTCCGAGGAGGCCATCTGGGACATCGCCGCCGTGACCGCCTTCTTCAACCTCTCGAACCGGATGGCGATGTTCGCGGACATGCGGCCGAACGACGAGTTCCACGCGATGGGACGGTAA
- a CDS encoding metal-dependent hydrolase: MYRNGHYGVALLAFAPVGVALVSAGAVELALVVGAGTLWLAMLPDVDHRVPGVTHRGPTHTVGFALLVAAVLGGVGLLVGRVGGAALSAPATLGAVGAAVGLLSVGAHLLADALTPMGIRPFWPLSNRKFTLSVVTADSTLGNYGLLSLGVFVTVAWVALVVGP; encoded by the coding sequence GTGTACCGAAACGGCCACTACGGCGTCGCACTCCTCGCCTTCGCCCCGGTCGGCGTCGCGCTCGTCTCGGCTGGGGCCGTAGAACTCGCGCTCGTCGTCGGCGCGGGGACGCTCTGGCTGGCGATGCTGCCCGACGTCGACCACCGCGTCCCCGGCGTCACACACCGCGGCCCGACCCACACCGTCGGCTTCGCGCTCCTCGTCGCGGCCGTCCTCGGCGGAGTCGGTCTCCTCGTCGGTCGCGTGGGCGGTGCCGCACTGTCCGCTCCGGCGACGCTCGGCGCGGTCGGTGCCGCGGTCGGTCTCCTCTCGGTCGGCGCACACCTCCTCGCGGACGCGTTGACGCCGATGGGGATCAGGCCGTTTTGGCCGCTCTCGAACCGGAAGTTCACCCTCTCGGTGGTCACCGCCGACAGCACGCTCGGCAACTACGGCCTGCTCTCGCTGGGCGTCTTCGTCACGGTGGCGTGGGTCGCGCTGGTGGTCGGTCCCTGA